In the genome of Daucus carota subsp. sativus chromosome 9, DH1 v3.0, whole genome shotgun sequence, the window aaaaaaaagtcacaaTATTACAAACCACGGATCATCATTCGGAAAACATATAGCTTAGAAGCAAGCAAGCAGAAATCATCAAAGACCAATGCATCAGTAACTTCGACTAAAGGGAGAGCCGTTATCTTGATGTAAGAAAGATTTGGTATCCGGATAACTTTTGCACCTGTAGATAAATACAAATCAGgtggaataataataataataataataagagagTGTCAGCTGAAAACGTGTGTTACGAGCAGTCTTATTAATcagaaggaaaaaaattaaGGTGCTAGAACCAGGTCATGAGTGAAGTCGGGCAGAACAAGTTCTATTTATCAGTTAACTTGTgacttatttttttgtaaatgttGCTCCTGGGTGTATAGATGCAGAAAATATCAGCATCAGCTGACACTCAAGCCGAAGCTCATATCATATTCGTTATTTGTGTGCCTTATTCCCGATATTTGAGAAGATATAATTATGGGATAGTATGTAACCAAATTGGTGAGAAAAGTCACCATTTTAATGTGAAAATATCTGTTACATTAATAATTTACCCAAAGACTGACGCACCAATAGTTGATTCATCTCAGTCCGACACAACACTCATTTGATAATCAGGTTAACACTTGTTTTGACTATAAGAATCAAAGCAGTAAAATTCTgtctaattttaaatttctcaACAAGAAAAGAGCAAAAAGGTCATTAACTACTGGTGTATATACTATTCACAATCTGACTAGTGACAGACCCTCCTTCCTCGCTTTGAGTGGGGGAAATTGTACTGAGAAATAACATTTTACCAATCCAACCCTTATAAAAGCCTACAAGTAGCGCTATGTCACTATCCTAACACAACAGTACAATTAAAAAACCAATGCTGATTTGCAATCATCCACAAACCACATAATGCAAGTGGGGGAAATTGTACTGAGAAATAACATTTTACCAATCCAACCCTTATAAAAGCCTACAAGTAGCGCTATGTCACTATCCTAACACAACAGTACAATTAAAAAACCAATGCTGATTTGCAATCATCCACAAACCACATAATGCAAACGGCTGTGTCAAGTGAAACATGTGTATAGATTCTAATCTAGACATGGGCTCAGGTATGCGTATATGTTAGAAGATTGCAACATTTCCTATCTTGAACCTAATCTACAGAACACCTCAACcacatttgaaaattaattgtgGATTATTTTCATGTATTAGCATGCTTTTTAACTACTCCATGTTTTGTAATTTCAAGCTTTTTAGGAAAGGGTGTTGACATATGCACACCCTAAATTGATTCTTGCACACCCTAACTTTAAATGACTAAAATAACGTCAatcatcatataaataaaatagggaaaaatctcaaattggtcactgaagtgagccTGTAGTATCAAAAGTTCTATCAAATTTAACGGGGTCTCATTCGTACCACTTTAGTAAGGGATAATGACATGTCCGTTAGTTTGACCGATTGACCGGACGGAAAGCTGACGTGGCGGGTGTATGTTTGACAGAGTGGCTTCTAACGTCTCTATTTGCATCTACCtggattgtaataatataaactaattaaaaaCCCCTCTTCTCTTCTGTATCccggtgtgtgtgtgtgtgtgtgtatatcttTACATGGTCACGGATGGATGATTCAGACTGAGCCCTCCACTTCCTCCAGGCTATCTAGGCAATGTAGTCTTTACAGCCATCCCAGTTGGCACAGCAGGTGAAATTATATCAGAGCCTTTAGTGAACTCTGCAAAGAGAATTCACGCTGCATTGTCAAAGATGGGAAATGAGTACTTGAGATCAGCACTCGACTTCCTGGAATGCCAGCCTGGTCTATCAGCTCTTGTCAGAGGACCCCAATATACGATTTAGATTTTGGATGGGGGCGGCCTATTCATATGGTAACCACTTAATGCCTCCATTAATTATGAACCCGCATGCAGCCGAGTTAGTCCGGAAGAGTCTCCTTCAGCAACGGTTGAAGTTTGCAGCATATAATAGTGAAGAATCCTCGCCTAATAAGAATTTAAACTTATTACacttttaaagttttaaaactgTTAAAATTTGAGACATTAGAAATGATGCATGAAACTAAATTGTTGTCGTATAGTTCAGAATTCTTGCTCCTTGAAAGCCTGTGTAAGACATATAATGTTTCAATTGGATCTTATACATGTTACCCGTATCATAATCTGCATGCTAGTTTGGAAAATTAGATCATACTAGGTGTGTGGAAGATATAATGGGAGCACTAGCGTTgggataattaattttaagaatGTAGTTTAATCTTTTTTATTCGTTTGATGTATTTGTTTCCTTTTTCCGTATGCAACAGGGTAAATATGCAGAAGCTTTGATAATAGAACCATAAGATTCAACTAGTAAATCCCATTATTATAATGGACTGGTGATGCTTGCAAGGTACTATCTGatcatttattttcatattgttGCAGGTTTATAGCTCTTTGTAGGTGTTTAAATTACTGATGCTTCAGTACTAGCATATTGAGCTTGAATATTGAACTTTTTTATTTGCTTCACCAGCCCCACATGATTCATAATTTTATCTGCAACTACTTTCAGACTTTCCCATTCATTCTGAAAATTGTAAAAAGAAAACCTTGTCATAAAGATGAAGACTCCATCTGTTCTGTCTCGTCTCTATTCAGTGATAAAACTGATCAGTCTGGAGTTGTTGAGATACCCCAATTTATAGCTGAAACCAAAACAGATACCATTGCACCTTCATTTCATGTTGCTGTCACAGACAAAAGCTGTGTGGAAATTCTGGTTAAAGGGAAATGTGTCGGGTTTGTTTAtgggttttgttttgtttttgttgtttatcttcttttatttttgttttcttttatctaCTGTGACTGCTGCAATCTGAGTCACAAGCCACATAATGCTGCTCTGTTCGCCACGTCAGCTTTCCGTCCGGTCAACCGGTCAAACTAACGGACATGTCATTATTCCTTACTAAAGTGGTACGAATGAGACCCCGTTAAATTTGATAGAACTTTTGATACTACAAGCTCACTTCATtgaccaatttgagatttttcccaAATAAAATAGTTATAATTTACATGTTAGATATACAGTACCAGATTACAAGGGGCTTAAATGTGCGAGGTATATATCATCTTTAATTTTTTAGCACACCCGATCCTGATTACGAATCGGGCGGGTAATGCTCACTCCTAATCAGGATTGTCAAACGAATATTTCTGATACGGATCTGAATCCGGAAATGAGTGTGCTTCTTTTGTTTACTGTGCCttcattatttaaattgttaattttatataaataaaaattatgttactataaaatattgttcattaatattatttaatttatttaatatttaataattaggtaaaaatcgaaaaaaatgaaatcgatgaatggttaaccgaaccgaaaaaaatcGTTTAGAACGATTCAGTTACGGTTATAAGTTATAAGATAAAAACCCGACTTGGTAACAATTTTAGGTAGAAACTGATTTGAACCCACCTGTGCACACCCATACATATCAAACCTAGGAGTGAACTGTATAAGGATCTAattcttaatatatgaaatttataaaatttaataaaataactttttatatgcaattaatatttaaataagatattagtaattttatgataattagaaataagtaattataatatatttgaattgaatttttcttgaattttctcTACTACTTTTATTGATTTGGAAAGAAAACctttttaaataataagaggcgttcatataaatattactcccttcgtcccagcAGGTTATTAACGCTTCTGTTGGCGTTCTAAACGTCAAGTTTTAGGCCAATACTTGAACATCCTAATAATTTCGGATCAATGATCAAGTGTACTACAAGCTTTAATTTGAATACACTTGATCGTTAATCCGAAATGATTAGCTAATAATTTCGGATCAACGATCAAGTGTATTCAAATTAAACACTTGATCGTTAATCCGAAATGATTAGGATGTTCAAATATAGGCCTAAAACTTGACGTTTAGAACTCCAATAGAAACATTAACAAtctgctgggacggagggagcacgtatttagtaaaataatcaacatgtaaattatttttaaatttacctaattaatgtatatattactttataaaacataataatacGGAGTAACATGAATCTAAATAACAAAACCATATATCTTGATAAAGGGGCAAAATGGAAAATGATATAGAAACATGGGATATTTTGGTCAACTAATCAATTTAGGGTGTGCAACAATCAATTTAGGATGTGCATATATCACTAACCTTCCAGCAATATCTAGACATAGAAGTGGCAGTAGCATATAAGTAGGATTTGAAGTACCTAAAGAAGGAAGAAGCTGTTGGCTCTCAAGTAGCCTTGAAATCGAAAGCATTGGGAAGAAACGAAAGTGACGAGCAGCAGGTGTTGAGAAGAGATCCGCTGAAGTCTTAATTTGACAAACCGAATATTAGTGTGGACAGGGGGGGGACTAAAAGAAGCacaggagttggccaagcacaAGATGCCATCGCCCAAATGAAGAATGTTCTGCCATTCATTAAAAGACATATCCCAAGCAGGAAAGTTGGAAGAATACTTAACCTTTAACCATGAATTGCTTAACAAATCAAAGGCAGCAAGGCAATCACGGCGCTCATATATATGGAAGAAAAGGACATCATCAACCAAAGCGATGGTAGCAGGATACCACGGGCTAAAGTATTGTACAAGGCAATCCCATGAATGGAAATCAGGATAATAAGCATAGAGGGAATGAGTAGTATCAAAATGCACAAGAATGCGATGTCTCTTTTCATCAGAAATCACCCGAGGAGACACGAGCAAAGAGCCACCGGCAGGGATTTCCTCTGGTGGAGGAGGCAAGGGTTCCCAGCGTCCAAGGCTGGGGTCAAACACTTCACCAATATGGGTCTTTGCTGATAAACAATAAAAGGCATATAATTTACCATCAAGGGAAGCACAAGACGGGTATATGCGGAATTCTTTCATAGGAGGGATATCATTCCACCTCCACTTATTGGAGGATAGAGGAGCATCATCAAAATTCTTCAAGTCTAAACAAGATACTCCCAAGTGGACGTGGTGATCTCCTTCAGCACAAGGAATAACATCAAGGGGAGGGCATTCATCTATTCGTCTTAGACCGCCAATATTATACATCATTCCTCCCAACTTCACCATGTCCCCCTGTCCTTGGTCCAACAAAGATTGAATTTCAGTTTTCAAAACTTCATCAGCTTCCAGATCAAATACATAATAATCAGATCTTTTTTCTCCCACCACAACCTGCGCCAGAATTAGACtcctcttcttttcttccatgCTTCTTCAATCTTCTGCTGCGGCTGTGTTTGTGTTAGGTTAGGCTGATGATGACTTTTGTATCTTCTTTATATCACTATTCTGGGCCACACTTTTAAATGGGCCGCTTCGACCTAACCCATTGGTAAAATTCATACATGGCTCTTTGGCCTTATTTTCCAAAATAATTGAACGTTCAAAGTTAAGATTCCTAACTTTACTAACTTACTATTTTATAGTCAtagtttacttttatttttttataattaatttataattagctTAAAACCGCacggattttttttaatattatataaatttttattaatatgaattttggagacttaaatttttaaatgagatgatttaataataattatataaatgtcaTTCATGATGTTTCTAGGAAATGACggattttagttagaaaatattgaaaagatgataaattttatttgaaaacaataatcagttaattataaataattataagagAGGTCgtagtttaaaaaattaaaaaggaaacatgtccttattttcttatttatagaCAAAGAGAATGAACTACTAGACTCTATAtttcttatttgattttttgctAATAGTTTAGATGGCTTTAGATGTCCTTATGTtagattttcaattaaaaaagaaaaatactaataaattataaaattttactttataatagccttaaaatgtgtgtgtgaacttttttttttttaaagaaacgAGTGAGAGGAAGcagcatttatatttttatcaaaaggGAAATTCAAAAATAGTATATGGAATTAAAATTACTATGCAACTAAAactacatgtaaaaaaaaaattaaattaacatgtaaaataaaatagagtGAGTAATGtagaatttgaattatttttttcccaaaagaagaatttgaaatattttcaaatttatagtATCATATCTTTTTAATAGATACGATTTTTAACTTGATGTAGTATATACCATACAATGATGAACATATATCATTACCCCGTTCAAAATATTTGTCTtttttcctgacaaaaaaagaTGTCTTTTCTGCAAAAAGATTTGTTAAGCAAtgttaattttaaatgattttaaaatacttgtttatatttttaaaatcaactcTAATTCACATATCTcccatttatattttcaagattaattttatttcataaacTTTTTTTGTTAACATTTACATTTCTTAATATTCCCTATTTTAATCAAACAAGATTTTTTTGCAAAAACCGGTGAGTAAATACCTTTTTTTAAATCTGAACTGCACATCTTAAATCTTAAATACATTAATAATTCTTAATTGATCCAAGAGGTCTACAATTTAAGCTTCTTACATATAAAACAACTCATACTTAGCCATATTACCTGTACTTATTTTTGTTCGTTGATACTGATAGTCTGCTCGCTCGAGGGGAATGTCGAACATTACGGTTCAATGGGAACAAATGCAGCACCTTCAAGTTTTTGTCAAGTTCCATTGCTTGACAAAGATGATATCGAATTGCCATGTTTAGATCTGTTTAAgatttttagattatttttagatttgtttttttttttattaagaaaacaaCTTTAAGAACT includes:
- the LOC108213207 gene encoding uncharacterized protein LOC108213207; translated protein: MEEKKRSLILAQVVVGEKRSDYYVFDLEADEVLKTEIQSLLDQGQGDMVKLGGMMYNIGGLRRIDECPPLDVIPCAEGDHHVHLGVSCLDLKNFDDAPLSSNKWRWNDIPPMKEFRIYPSCASLDGKLYAFYCLSAKTHIGEVFDPSLGRWEPLPPPPEEIPAGGSLLVSPRVISDEKRHRILVHFDTTHSLYAYYPDFHSWDCLVQYFSPWYPATIALVDDVLFFHIYERRDCLAAFDLLSNSWLKVKYSSNFPAWDMSFNEWQNILHLGDGILCLANSCASFSPPPVHTNIRFVKLRLQRISSQHLLLVTFVSSQCFRFQGYLRANSFFLL